A window of Leptospira brenneri contains these coding sequences:
- a CDS encoding PP2C family protein-serine/threonine phosphatase, whose product MNKSKIKTTNSLRFKIGLFYSLLALLNIIFFTVMIFENQSDLLLKNFQFQSENLANTILADIQTIGLSGAKDETYEVFRKTLKLYEIGKFSIFEADGKIILSEPESGPGMKEITESVLKKTKEVSSDKEGNLFKARYSLDLNESDFTVDFLLPVRLSDSREVFLFTHFNISSIQDRLKQLYIQVGYAVLWGVVFHIIFAILVYRAIFKRVGSLEVASKGMATGNLQSRVDWSFKSNDELDSLGKSFNLMADEIQNKVTTITKLNEEINQELQIGKEVQELFLPSVKKFKKFNIGKLYRPMREVSGDLYQYFQIPEKDFYGFFLADASGHGVSAALVTVVMAMSLQAIMKENHSAIQAINQLGEVIANRLQASFFATGVFVVFEEPGVVKFVNAGHNAPFIVRPSTKEITYIDSSGPPLGMGDDIQYSLDSFPVLPGDKIVLYTDGVVETPIREGGLFGLERFTEVVLENIHLSNGEIVEKAMALLEDKHEEYKDDVTMIILDVPE is encoded by the coding sequence GTGAACAAAAGCAAAATCAAAACGACGAATTCCTTACGATTTAAGATTGGACTCTTTTATTCCCTTCTTGCCTTACTCAATATCATCTTTTTTACGGTGATGATCTTCGAAAATCAGTCTGACCTGCTCCTGAAAAACTTCCAGTTTCAGTCGGAAAACCTCGCCAATACCATCCTTGCCGATATCCAAACCATTGGGCTTTCTGGAGCCAAAGATGAAACTTACGAAGTCTTCCGTAAAACTTTGAAGTTATACGAGATTGGTAAGTTTTCTATTTTTGAAGCTGATGGCAAAATCATCCTCTCAGAACCAGAATCCGGTCCTGGTATGAAAGAAATCACAGAATCAGTCTTAAAAAAAACCAAAGAAGTTTCTTCCGATAAGGAAGGGAATCTATTTAAGGCACGTTATAGTTTAGATTTAAACGAATCCGATTTCACAGTGGATTTTTTATTGCCGGTAAGACTTTCTGATTCCAGAGAAGTTTTCCTTTTTACTCATTTTAATATTTCATCCATCCAAGATCGATTGAAACAACTCTATATCCAAGTTGGTTATGCAGTTCTTTGGGGTGTTGTTTTTCACATTATTTTTGCGATTTTGGTTTACCGTGCCATCTTTAAAAGAGTTGGATCTTTGGAGGTTGCTTCCAAGGGGATGGCTACTGGCAATTTACAATCGAGAGTAGATTGGAGTTTTAAAAGTAATGATGAGTTGGATAGTTTGGGTAAGTCATTCAACCTAATGGCAGATGAAATCCAAAACAAAGTAACAACGATTACTAAACTCAATGAAGAGATCAATCAAGAACTTCAGATTGGAAAAGAAGTCCAAGAGTTATTTTTACCTTCCGTCAAAAAATTTAAAAAATTCAATATTGGAAAACTTTACCGCCCAATGCGAGAGGTTTCTGGTGATTTATACCAATACTTCCAAATTCCAGAAAAAGACTTTTATGGATTCTTTCTCGCGGATGCTTCTGGTCATGGGGTTTCTGCGGCACTGGTAACAGTTGTTATGGCGATGTCTTTACAAGCCATTATGAAAGAAAACCATTCTGCGATTCAAGCAATCAACCAACTTGGAGAAGTCATCGCCAATCGTTTACAGGCGTCTTTCTTTGCTACTGGAGTATTTGTTGTATTTGAAGAACCGGGTGTAGTAAAATTTGTAAATGCAGGACACAATGCACCGTTTATTGTTCGTCCATCTACAAAAGAAATTACTTATATTGATAGTTCGGGACCACCACTTGGTATGGGTGACGATATCCAATACTCTTTGGATTCATTTCCTGTCCTTCCTGGAGACAAAATAGTTCTTTATACTGATGGAGTGGTGGAAACACCTATAAGAGAAGGCGGACTATTTGGATTAGAACGATTCACGGAAGTTGTTTTAGAAAACATCCATCTTTCCAACGGCGAAATTGTGGAAAAAGCTATGGCACTTCTCGAAGATAAACATGAGGAATACAAGGATGATGTGACTATGATCATCCTTGATGTACCGGAATGA
- a CDS encoding PrsW family intramembrane metalloprotease produces MIDQISVSSLVIFLINFLTLAFYYSFYRFHFYRFAESFLQYTAFAFSFFSAGVAIGLQAGFLYWISDAGPLWNAFFLSSFVEEFAKLLGIYLFFRKNQDEFTVTDGIFYGLVLGGGFGFVENILYFINTGLWSQVLRSITALPIHMMNGGIIGAYLMMFLFHENPIFKWGKIGFGFFVCVGIHGFYNLSLSQEFDLIIVLPICILSLFFLLELIIAKSRILVPGNILKLMNMTMEQYEILSRHNRHEGWIQNVQKHISTSGIKLLQYPNLRHSILTIFFLVPGIFSVYLLYESPNLISQKFPDLAIQDYFALFFMYPIILSLMFFFAGVLNPYFFRDRMLAVPLFSSVDLHTNGIEENSAIFHIQANMFYLPTSQMYEENTKVKFDLWIGLDCFVGLSGTILWCKENEEGNCGAMCQLDEIPFRFLLKWHYLRLKQNFKNLFLRKAMV; encoded by the coding sequence ATGATCGATCAAATTTCTGTTTCCAGCTTGGTCATTTTCCTTATCAATTTTTTAACTCTGGCTTTTTATTATTCCTTCTACAGGTTTCATTTTTATCGATTTGCAGAATCCTTTTTACAATACACAGCCTTCGCTTTTTCTTTTTTTAGTGCTGGGGTTGCTATTGGTTTACAAGCAGGATTCTTGTATTGGATTTCAGATGCGGGACCTCTCTGGAATGCTTTTTTTCTTTCTTCCTTTGTGGAAGAATTTGCGAAACTTCTCGGAATCTATTTGTTCTTTAGAAAAAACCAAGATGAATTCACCGTAACCGATGGAATTTTTTATGGATTAGTGTTAGGTGGTGGTTTCGGATTTGTTGAAAATATTTTATATTTTATCAATACGGGTCTTTGGTCTCAAGTCCTAAGGTCCATTACCGCATTACCCATTCATATGATGAATGGGGGAATCATTGGTGCTTACTTAATGATGTTTTTATTCCACGAAAATCCTATTTTTAAATGGGGAAAAATTGGTTTTGGTTTTTTCGTTTGTGTAGGGATTCATGGATTTTATAATTTATCTCTTTCTCAAGAATTTGATCTAATCATTGTCCTTCCCATTTGTATCCTTTCTCTTTTCTTTTTATTAGAACTGATCATCGCAAAATCAAGAATCCTAGTTCCTGGCAATATTCTAAAACTAATGAATATGACTATGGAACAATATGAAATTCTAAGCCGTCACAATAGGCACGAGGGATGGATTCAAAACGTTCAAAAACATATTTCCACATCAGGAATTAAACTTTTACAATATCCGAATTTACGCCATTCGATCTTAACAATATTCTTCTTAGTCCCTGGGATTTTTTCTGTTTATCTATTGTATGAATCTCCAAATTTAATTTCACAAAAATTTCCAGATCTTGCCATCCAAGATTATTTTGCTCTTTTTTTTATGTACCCCATCATACTTTCTTTGATGTTTTTCTTTGCAGGAGTTCTAAATCCTTACTTTTTTAGGGATCGAATGCTTGCCGTTCCTCTTTTTAGTTCTGTGGATTTACATACAAATGGTATAGAAGAAAATTCGGCTATCTTTCATATCCAAGCCAATATGTTTTATCTTCCCACATCACAAATGTATGAAGAGAATACAAAAGTTAAGTTTGATCTTTGGATTGGTTTAGATTGTTTTGTTGGCCTTTCTGGAACAATCCTTTGGTGTAAAGAAAACGAAGAAGGAAATTGCGGTGCGATGTGCCAACTGGATGAAATTCCTTTTCGATTTCTCTTAAAATGGCATTATTTACGATTGAAACAAAATTTTAAAAACTTGTTTTTACGAAAAGCGATGGTTTAA
- a CDS encoding LB_137 family protein: MIEIYHKIEIFPLVLGTYISFLPRFRVSFSLIILILGSTSVLADKIRLKSGEVLNGKVVNVTATHVEWQDQGKRYKFLNTDVLGIDVGYDGLPACADYKTFGVEDCDLILTKLNKTSASFSKKSSPLELEIIPLKKISSLKISAESGFPMERYIDPGAKGKWVFGDKEIVGNFKTLDRGKIIIETESKTLESADLLDFKSFEIQNKSVIVKVIKEETPKVIPGYSPITEKKYGKAAFIFSGAVISGLGMLYEYNASVKAINNDMEYIPTSDGRVFIFANTLSTDRYDFHRQRFLMYSVVFTSIIAYSLIDSYYLGPMETKKENANGVYLKPILDMRSNTNVYGVWNSFQKPNESLFYGLSFESKF; encoded by the coding sequence GTGATAGAAATCTATCACAAAATTGAGATTTTCCCATTGGTTTTAGGCACTTACATATCCTTTCTTCCCCGATTCAGGGTCAGTTTTTCACTCATCATTTTGATACTGGGATCTACTTCTGTTTTAGCAGATAAGATTCGGTTAAAATCAGGGGAAGTACTGAATGGAAAGGTAGTCAATGTAACGGCAACGCATGTCGAATGGCAAGACCAAGGAAAACGGTATAAATTCTTAAATACAGATGTACTCGGGATCGATGTTGGTTATGACGGTCTTCCCGCTTGTGCGGATTATAAAACCTTTGGTGTGGAAGACTGTGATTTAATTCTCACCAAACTAAACAAAACGAGTGCTAGTTTTTCCAAAAAAAGTAGCCCATTGGAGTTAGAGATAATTCCTCTAAAAAAAATCTCTAGTCTCAAAATCAGTGCGGAATCGGGATTTCCCATGGAAAGATACATTGACCCAGGTGCCAAAGGAAAATGGGTTTTTGGGGATAAAGAAATCGTCGGAAATTTCAAAACTTTGGATCGAGGAAAAATCATCATTGAAACAGAATCCAAAACTTTGGAATCCGCAGACCTTTTGGATTTTAAATCTTTTGAAATCCAAAATAAATCAGTCATTGTCAAAGTGATCAAAGAAGAAACACCTAAAGTTATCCCAGGATATTCTCCCATCACAGAAAAAAAATATGGAAAAGCAGCCTTTATTTTTAGTGGAGCAGTAATTTCCGGATTAGGAATGTTATACGAATACAATGCTTCCGTAAAGGCAATCAATAACGATATGGAATACATCCCGACTTCTGATGGAAGAGTATTTATTTTTGCCAATACTTTAAGTACTGATCGTTATGATTTCCATAGACAACGATTTTTAATGTATTCAGTGGTTTTTACTTCTATTATTGCTTATAGTTTAATTGATAGTTATTATTTGGGTCCAATGGAAACTAAAAAGGAAAATGCAAACGGAGTTTATTTGAAACCCATCCTTGATATGAGATCAAATACAAATGTTTATGGGGTTTGGAATTCCTTCCAAAAACCGAACGAAAGTTTGTTTTATGGACTTAGTTTTGAATCGAAGTTTTAG